AGCAAGTCTGGAGACCGGAACAAGGTTTTCTATTTTGTAAGCATCTCAGTCTACCCTTAAGTAATTCCTGAACATGCTGCCGGTATCCTCAAAGAACTAAAAAATTCTAAAAACAACAGGGCGAACTGTCCTTAAATAGTGGTTTTATGGCGAATTCTATTCATGAAATGATCAGAGCAAGCTTCAGATGCGAGGACATGGTAAAATGTGTGCTCGGCTTGAAATCCCTTGATATCGATGCATACAAGGCTCTGCTTATGCATGGACCCCTGACGGCAGAAAGACTGGGAGAGATTCTTAACAGGGAAAGGAGCACTGCGTACCGTTCTCTGCAGAACCTTATAGCCTGCGGAATTGTTTACAGGGAAACAAGATCCATCGACAGCGGAGGATACTATTATGAATATGTAGCCATCGAGCCTCAGGAAATGAAGCAGATGGTTAAGAAGAACGTTGACGAATGGTACAATCAGATGAACGAACTGATTGAAAAACTTGATGATAAAGTAAGTGTCCTCGTCATGCGGATGGACGATGAGGAAGCTGAACACAAATAACTAGAGTAAAAATTAAAGTAAAAAGTTACATAAGTAACAGGAATAAGAAAAAGGCAGACCGAATAAAGATTCGGCCAGATTTACTGTTTTAATCCGTCTACAAAGTCTCCCATTCTTTCTATTGCTTTTCTGATGTCATCCAGAGATGCTGCATAAGCACAACGAAGGAAACCTTCACCTGCTTCTCCGAATACGTCTCCGGGGATTGTAACGATTTTCTTTTCATTCAGCAGGCGTTCTGCAAAGTCAGAAGAGGAAAGACCTGTACACCCAATATAAGGGAAAGCATAGAAAGCGCCTTTAGGGTTACAGCATTCAAGTCCTATTCTGTTAAAGCCTTTTACAATAAAGTGCCTGCGCCGGTCGTATTCACGAACCATTCGTTCCATTTCCCCTTTACCGTTGCGGAGAGCCTCGATTGCTCCTACCTGAGCAGTTGTAGGAGCACAGAGCATGGAATACTGGTGGATCATCATCATTGAATGAATGATATCCGGAGCTCCCATGGCAAAACCAAGTCTTAACCCTGTCATAGCATAGGCTTTGGAAAAACCGTTCAGCATTACAGTCCGATCCTTCATGCCTTCGAGGGAAGAGAATGGAACGTGAGTGCCTTCATAAGTCAGGCATTCATAAACTTCGTCCGAAATTACAAATAAATCATTCTCGACAACGAGGTCCGCAATATCCTCCATTCCTTCCTGCTGCATAATTGCACCTGTAGGGTTGTTAGGGAAATTGAGGACAATTGCCTTTGTCTTGCTGGTGATTGCAGGTTTAAGAGCTTCTGCAGTAAGGCTGAAATCATCATTCCTGTGCGTGGAAACAATAACAGGCTTGCCTCCTGCCAGAATTACTGAAGGAACGTATGCCACATATGATGGCTGAACCACAATTACTTCGTCTCCGGGATTTACCACTGCCCTGATTGCTATATCAAGAGCTTCGCTTACTCCTGTAGTAATCAGGATTTCGGATGCAGGGTCATAGTCCAGACCGTAGCGCCTATAATAGGTTCTTGTAAGTTCGTCTCTGAGTTCCGGAAGCCCGTAGTTTGAGGTATATGATGTCTGCCCTTTTTCAAGAGAATGGATACACATCTCACGGATGTGCCAGGGAGTAATGAAATCAGGCTCTCCCACACCAAGGG
The genomic region above belongs to Methanosarcina horonobensis HB-1 = JCM 15518 and contains:
- a CDS encoding helix-turn-helix domain-containing protein is translated as MANSIHEMIRASFRCEDMVKCVLGLKSLDIDAYKALLMHGPLTAERLGEILNRERSTAYRSLQNLIACGIVYRETRSIDSGGYYYEYVAIEPQEMKQMVKKNVDEWYNQMNELIEKLDDKVSVLVMRMDDEEAEHK
- a CDS encoding aminotransferase class I/II-fold pyridoxal phosphate-dependent enzyme, with the translated sequence MRPPCDPSKFIAEAVKSIPPSGIRRFFDLVSGLEDIISLGVGEPDFITPWHIREMCIHSLEKGQTSYTSNYGLPELRDELTRTYYRRYGLDYDPASEILITTGVSEALDIAIRAVVNPGDEVIVVQPSYVAYVPSVILAGGKPVIVSTHRNDDFSLTAEALKPAITSKTKAIVLNFPNNPTGAIMQQEGMEDIADLVVENDLFVISDEVYECLTYEGTHVPFSSLEGMKDRTVMLNGFSKAYAMTGLRLGFAMGAPDIIHSMMMIHQYSMLCAPTTAQVGAIEALRNGKGEMERMVREYDRRRHFIVKGFNRIGLECCNPKGAFYAFPYIGCTGLSSSDFAERLLNEKKIVTIPGDVFGEAGEGFLRCAYAASLDDIRKAIERMGDFVDGLKQ